From the Montipora capricornis isolate CH-2021 chromosome 2, ASM3666992v2, whole genome shotgun sequence genome, one window contains:
- the LOC138026979 gene encoding uncharacterized protein, translated as MVPFRWLLVFAFLPMSSAFASTTISQVPVRSSPVTVDATVVVSSISVQTFSVSLSNGTSTVSLSVSSSAAVLMSSNSLGTQSPSSSTIVTSRLLLTTHGTVSSSLTTARNLTIISPRATFITGTSTASTSVEATKPSVTDKTKSEFDWTWTVLGIVIGLIVIISVMIVAGIILKRRGSAEFGKNVIHEMTAAQIENALASSNPVEVET; from the exons ATGGTCCCTTTCCGTTGGCTGCTAGTTTTTG CTTTTTTGCCGATGTCATCTGCATTCGCTTCGACAACCATTTCTCAAGTACCGGTACGCTCTTCTCCTGTCACTGTTGACGCTACCGTCGTGGTATCCTCAATTAGTGTTCAGACCTTTTCAGTATCGCTCTCAAATGGGACCTCCACAGTGTCTTTGTCAGTTTCATCCAGTGCTGCTGTTCTCATGTCCTCGAACTCTCTTGGGACCCAGTCACCTTCATCATCTACAATTGTCACCAGTCGCCTTCTCTTGACCACTCACGGAACAGTCTCATCGTCACTGACAACTGCTCGCAATCTGACAATCATTTCGCCACGTGCCACCTTCATTACTGGAACAAGCACAGCTTCTACATCAGTTG AAGCAACAAAACCCTCGGTCACTGACAAAACCAAAAGCGAGTTCGACTGGACCTGGACAGTCTTGGGAATCGTCATTGGACTCATTGTGATCATTTCGGTAATGATAGTGGCAGGAATCAT TTTAAAGAGGAGGGGCTCTGCTGAATTTGGAAAGAACGTAATTCACGAGATGACTGCTGCACAAATTGAAAATGCCTTGGCAAGTTCAAATCCAGTCGAAGTTGAAACCTAA